In Diorhabda sublineata isolate icDioSubl1.1 chromosome 2, icDioSubl1.1, whole genome shotgun sequence, the sequence taaatataaaaataatgttttaagtGGCACaaaaattctctatttttttcttctgcaaaaagaaaaaactcttCTAACATACCAAATGGAAAAAACAACTTTAAGGAGTTTTGCAAAAATACAAGTAGCAATATTGCAGACAGATTCTTTGGAGAAGGAGGCCCTGGAAACTGTGCCTGTGTTCTCATGGCTCAAAAGTTTGACACAGTCATGTTTCCACCAATAAACGGAAATTAACAGGGGAAGTGAtgacaatattaatttaataacaaaaatttttgtcaacTAGTTTTTGTCAATTATTAGGGTTCTCATGGGTTAAATTTCTGTCAACCCAATAGTCAAATTATCACtctaaaaatatttcgtttcaacaaatcaatcataattatatagggtgtttcaaaaaaattattgcccCATTTCTACAAAATAACGTTATAATTTAAATCGACTGAAGAATACTTTTGATggatataatgaaatattaataaaaaggaTCCTTCAGTTCAACAGAAGAGTGCCAAAACATCGGCTTAATCTCGATGATTgcaaaataagttttatttttaatttcaatccGAAAACGAACAAATTCTATATGATTTCCTTGTCTAggcaatttaaaaatatattttgatatttgccAATTCAAATCACTGCAAACacgtttaaatataaatttgatatcaaaCTAAATTCGAACAGGAACGTTTGAGATCAGATTTCATTAATAAGATCATTTATTGCTTTGTGAATGAATTGATTCATATTGTACATGTTAACAAATCAATacttaaatatacaaaaaaaatattcaaaaaatattacatgGAATTATAAATTGTGGCACTTAAATTATGAacaatatgtatttaaaaatgtgaatatactgacaaacaaaaaatttgccTTTTATGGCTAATACAGGTGGTGAAGGAATAGGGGTAATCGCAGGGTTGACTCCTATGGAGCTCCGATTAAAAGAGAGAAAAGACATGTACGACGGAGTGTCGAAGGAAGATGGAAGAACAAATTTATCAATAGGCAAGGGAAATCGGACAACGGAACATATGACCGATGGACCGCTGACTCATCCCTAGTATTGAAGTCTGAATAAACAGGAAACAACAGACTACTTCTTAACATAAGCACTCACATGCCATGGATGCATTCACAGGTAGCTTTATACCAGGCGGAGATAAGACATTCCTAAATGTCTCTACTGCAGTGTGAAAGACTGCTCCAGATGGGAAGAAATGAGAAACTTGTATACCCAGAAATTTGTAATATTGCCGACATGATAGAAGGCTTGTTAGAATCAGAAGAGTGCACCTATGAAGTGATTTGGGCTATAATAGAAACCAAAGAGAAAGAAGGTAGGAACTAGTCATAACAACAGGGTGAACATGAGGATTTCCCTTTCTAcaggaaaaaaaaacattcaaattatgGCATTATTTGAAGACTTAAGTAGTAGATGTAAAAagtaatttctaaaattttcactaTGGCAGATTGTTTGTCCATCAGTACAGCCACGAttcttgaaataatatattctgATGAGATCATTCAAGTAACTAACAGATAGAGGATATAATAAGAGTCcccaatatcaaaaataaaaaccaaattttgtttctaattaACAGCCTAGAGTTTTAAAAGGAAATTGAGCctgaattttacatttttcagtTCCCTTAAGTTATCTTTAGAAATATTAAGACAACTATAGAAAAATAGGACCAAAtagatattgaatattgaaattaatcttATAAGTAAGAGTTTTTCAACTTAAACTTAATTTAAAACCACAAGGAAAAGTTTTGAATATCATTAGGAATTTTTATGCCATAGCagaataattgattttaattgttatttcattaattaataaatattacttatttAAAAGTCTTTTATAATTAATGTTTCGATTTCTGTTATAGAACAAAAGATTATTTGTAATAGACTGTTATTCAATAAAGCTCACTTTGTTCATAAATTTCtgaaactatcaatttttcatttcttaatttgatgTATACATatgtgtataaaaaataacaaaattgtaaataatatatgtaatgttcaaataaaaactttttaaatagtGAATAATAGGCCTACCTATTAATTTCCCAATTTTTCCAACAACCATTCTTCTGTTAAATCTTCCAACTCTCTAATTTCATATCCTCTAGTGAGTTCAGATTCTTGTTGTAAGGCTAGTTTTGATCCCGCATACATCATCTGCAATTCTGCGTGACTATCTCTTGgtgtaaaaaaaatgaaacacaaAGGGTAAGAAACTCTTCCGTCTTTATGTTCTTGTCTATATGATAGGATAATATAACGAGGTTGGTGGCTAGGTAAAGTTTCCTGTAACTGATCAACAGAAATGTCCTCAATTTTTTCATCTATAATAATTTCTTGCTTTTCCCTATCAACtttaactgaaaataaattgagaatgGATGGGAAGTTAAAGTAACATATTACTGGACAATtcgttataaatttatttttatataaaaacaattaactGAAATCGTCGCACTCTCGAATATAGCGCATATTTTACCATTAGCAATCagcaattttaaaaaaaaacttagttTATAGAGCAAAGTTTCCATGAAAagtatcaataatttcatttattcaataattgtttcctcattatttcttgacaattctcataataattggtttatgaAATGATAAATATGATTCATAAATAGAAATTGCAATTTTGTAAGCTCTTAATTTTGGgaaaaatcacattttggttaattggaataatttttttcctaataatgtCCAAAATTTCTTTAGTTTTGGCAGGCAGATCTACAGCTATACaagaattaaatacaaaaaatgcgagCTCGATACGTGCTTCCTGAGAGAATATATCGCTGCTACAGACAGATGGACGGATAAAAAACGctatttttttacgtaaaaaatgcgCTAAAAACTCGTtgataatcgattttttagaaATCATAATTGATAAAGTTTAAATACTTACGGACTAAGGCTGCTGTGTCATTAGATTTTCTGAATCTAAATTCCTTTAATGCTTGCTTAACTTCCGGAGTTACGCTGCATATGTTTACACTTCCTCCCGACTAAAATTAACTGTTGATATAACACTAAttctattatttgaaaaataagtacttaccataatttaataatttcgacAATTTCTTGTaacctaaatttttaaattagtatAAAAACAATGGCAAAAACATTAACTTAACCTAAAAGGTATGACAGTAAATGATTTGGGGTTATGGGGCGTTGTTTCTATTATCCACAGAATTAAGTACTTAGATTGAGAACTACACGATAAACCACAGAGCATAGatgatttttaaattaaaaatttatttttgatgtagGTATACATAATTATTTGGGGAAAACTATTTTAATACTAGCGTTTTGCTAGCCatagtttttaatgaaatattgctTTACTCATTTCACTAAGGTTAGTTTTAATGTATATTTCTTTGTTTCGAATAAAAGATTCATCGGTAGCCTTATTACTTCGatgtaaatttatttgtaatcGTATTGATGTCTACAATGcacatcaaattaaaaattaatatctcaGTTCGATATTATATTCTTTATACTGGTTCGGTCTAAATTCTGAACCAAGCATCCACATATCTATGTAGAAATGTGTTTCTAtcgtaaaaaagaagaaataaagttcggttattagaaatatttttgctGCGAAAGAACtattggttttttaaaaattaattctttgGTTTAAGGaattatatatgtaaataatgttaaaaacgTGTCCTGATCCTGTTGATGTCAAtgtatgtattgaaaaaaacaatatgcAAGTActagaaaataactattttattctTAGGATATCCAATTTAAATTACATTGCAGTCTGAAGATATTCGAGAATCGCGATGtggaaacttttcagaacaaTCACAGTTTAATATCCTGCGCTAGTCGTTATAGTCTTTTATTTGTAGGTTCAAACGGAGCGTACTTTAAAGGTAAATGAATTGTTgactatattataaatttataaaagtgttttttataTAGTATATGTTTGAATAAAAAGGCCTTAACTTTACTTGACTCCTACCTTGCAGCtttgattaaaaatacttaaaaaccGTTAGGTCCACATTATAGTCAATGAGTACTAATAATCGAGAGACATTATAGTCAATTATATGTTGCAAATAATTCatctgtgaaaaaaaaataactttttgtggTCATGGACCACTCATTGATTTTCATTTGTAAGCAAATTTTTCCTTAATATTTCAGCCAGTAAGAGAGACATAcacattgaaattaaaatgtctTGAAGTATCTTTTGGGTTTATATAAAGTGTGGACATAAAATGTCCGACTGTACATCAACTGATAAATCTTTGTCTTTCTGCcactgttattttttatttagtaaatgTTGAACTATTAcagtttaaaaatgtttcttttttatcaattgaGGAACTGTTAAATTAAGAGAACTAATTTTAAGTTTGAAGGTTCAGTACTAGAAATTATGtaggtaaaaaattattctactttAGTTTATTTGTACTTTGGTTAGTTAGATTTACTAATATTACTTGGCacttaatattattgtatatttttgtatattatactTCAACTCCTTTagcaataaattttacttaagtCAAAAGTTCTAAActtacaaaaataatcaaatttttatttcaaattaaattcaatcTAACAATTTTAATGTAACTAAGATACTTTTTAATCAAGCTCTAATTTGTATTCTAGATTCACTTTCACAGTAAATCACTTTGTTACGActttgaatgaatttattaaaattactataaaatttaaatttctattaataaaaattatccagaaatgtttttattgtaaCCCATCCcttcttatatataaattacacCTTCATgtaatgaattttataatactGAACTCcgtatattcataattttaataaaatatttaattatgacgatatacaaactaataatataagtaaattaaatcGTGGATTATCATTAACAGAGTAGGTTcctttgaaaagactaaaatactgtcaacattttttattttcaagaagttcaattaattttcataaataaaattatataaccaCAACTGCTGGCACAGTATAGTAATAGTATTTGTAACACTCTTTTAAGCTACTTACCTATTTTGTTGAgattacttttaaatttttgataatatgaCTGGATTCTACCTTCTGCCAATCTTCAAATGAATTCCAATTAATTCTACTGTTTCAGTTATACATTTAAAGACAGTAGAAAATTTTAGTCACAAAGATAAAGAAATAACGAACTACCcaagaagaaatatttctttaccGTCTCCACCTAAACATGTTTGTGTCAACTGTGACAGTACTATACTAGCAGTGGTTGTACAAAGAGACAATTGTCCTATTGGTATTTTTTACGATGTCTTatcgttttataaaaatgatataagtATTATAAGAGAAGTAAGATTATCAGCTACACCTGGCATTTATGTTACTGAAGTAAATTGGAACCCATCTTTACCGGGAATGTTTACTGCATGTAAAAGCGATGGTTCACTTGGTAATTATGACTTTAAAggtaaataattcaaaatattatcaaaatggtatttttataaaaaaaaacgtgttaataaatctaaaattgaCTCTTAAGAACccgataattgaaaatttataattttcagataATACTGTAGAAATTAATGAACTTCCTGCAGCATCTCAAAGTACAAGTTTCTGTTGGAGTCCGAAGGGCAAACAACTTGCAGTTGGTTCTAAAAATGGTCATATCACCCAGTTCAAACCGGATTTGAAAGCAGTTAAAGTAATCAACGCTCCCACTTTTGAAATAGCTCATTCTCTAATTTCATTATGTTGGatatcaaattatcaatttatagGAGTTTATCAGTCTTCTGAAAAAGACGGACAGGCTAAGTTGATCGTTATAAATGCACCCAAGACAGGAGAAACTAATTATATTAACTATGAAGATGTTTGTTATAGTGGATCTGTTAGAATGCCTCAGTTTTATATGATTTTGCTACAACATTGGTAAGAAAACATTTTCTGATTTATtacaatttcataataaataataatattcaatatattaataataataaagttgatTAAATCCTTGTATTCTTCATACAGTTTCTTCAGTAGAGTAGTTTCAAATCagataatgtaaatattttttttatttctttcaaagaaaattgaaaagacaaatgacaaagaaatatcacaataattgaaaaaggaAATCACTCACTGAACGGAAAATTAATTGGAGAAGAAATAAAATCAGAAGTGATAAAATATGGTGGAAGTACATTAAAGTTGGAAATCTACAATTTAATAAGAATTATTGGGGGCACATGGgacacaaaaattcaaaaaagataaaaagaattaaaatgaaaactatagaGGAGATCAGCTCACATTACTAGACATAGTTTATGAAATAATGGCCAATATCATGGAGAAAACTTATTAAGAGATTGTGAGTAATGTAATTTTAATAGATTTCGAAAAGACTCACAATAcggttattaaaaattatttatatggaCCATGAACAATTCGAACAAAATTGATAAGTTACAAAAATCATAATCAAACACACAAAAATGAAGATCACAAAGAAAAATACTAGAAAGAATATAAGGAGGAAAGAATAATGGGACACATACAGGAAATGCTGGGTTTTGGAAACAATGAGGAAACAGGAACATGGAGAAAAAATGATGTACAGAAATAATAGATAATCtaagaaaaagaggaagaagaatTGGAGACAGGAAAATAAAGATGAAATATAAAAGAGCAACAAAAGTTAGAAAACTTATCAACAGATAGCATCTTATAGAACTGGATTCTGATTGTTCTTAatgtgaaattaaaataaattggttCAACGGTACATGAAACTTGAAGGTCACTAtaggaaattgaaaattatttcactaattttgaaATCGATCAAGGGATTTGTTGTTATACCTGactcataaaatatataacaagcATGTTAATGCATATGTAAATCTATCGATATTATTCATTTTAGGAATCTTTTAATGATATCATCGTCGAATAGTATGGAATTAGGGTTACTAGGCGCCGTATCTGAAATATGGACTCAATGGAATGTATCTGACTGCGCACGTGCAGAATTACCTTTAGGACCTGATAAACAAGAAACGCTTCCGTTGGGTATGGCGTTAGATATCAGTAACACAAAGCCTTTACCATGGGGCGAAGGGACATTACCACCATCTCCTTATTTGTTACTTTTAAGCCATcaaggaattatttatttttataatataattaatttgaaagagGGTATCCCTACTATCTGTTGCCCACCTGATCCAATTATTGACGTTAGTGGCATGGGTTATTTTGTAATAAGTGATGGGACAGAAATTAAAGGTGAGTGTTTGAATCTTGTTTCTATTTATCGATGATTACTATGACATGAACTATTGAACCTGTATAGATTTGCATGAAATTAAGCTTGACTCAcccttattttgaaaatttacccTATGCTGATATGTGCTTATTACTCTTATGGGTGAAAACTACCTCTTATtgaaaaaagtcaataaaatcATAAGTTTAAGCATTTAATGagtataaaaatacttttaaggTTTGAATAAAAGTTCTTTAATGCtttaatatagtatttataatatttgaaccCTGTTTgatgtatttcattttttataaagcaCCTCCGCTTaatatacaattaaatattatttaattactatGTGGTGGTTTACTTACTAATTAAATTGACTCGTTTCGTTTCTGtttaactcaaatattttgcatCCTAAATGTTAAACCCTTATATATCATCCCTTATttcgaaacaaatatttatagacGTATTTATTCTTTTGCATACTTCAACTTATactccaaaatttaaaaaaaaaagtatttagttttttggtcATATCTCGGTTAATTTTCAAGCAATTTAGTCGCCCCAAACGTAGATTTATAGGGAATTTCATAACCTATaagtttataaaagttttaaatttcttaGCCCTATATTTATAAAAGGGTTTGAAAATAGTATCATTCATCTGTTAGGCTAAGATTTGTAAGGTCATATCTCGGTTATTTtagaagttacaaaaaatttaataaaagcaaaataCTTTTTGTTCCCCATCAGtttgatttttataagttttatttGATTGTAAATAGTTTTcctcattttaattttaataaaaaatgatgttcTGAAgtcaataaatcaaaaaatggcTTTTTAAAGTCTAAATTGCTTAATTTCATCAGCAATTAATTTTCTAACCTCAGTATGGTTAcaggtttgttttttttttgtttaaattatcaaattttggatttatatatttaatttgacaAAAGTAGATTTTCTAAATCTAATTTGACTAAAAATTAGGCTAACAATCAGTTTTCTCAGCCAAAAATAGCAATAAGCAATTGCTGTTCTAAGTTTAGTTTTgcaaaattctaattttatcgAAAATCCTTTTTCTGATTTCAATCTGGTTAATAATAGGTGTTCTGCAGTCAATTCAGCCAAGGAATAGCTTTTCCAAGTCTAAATAGACTTTAATCAGTTTTATTTGAACAGCAACTAGTCTTCTAACCTCAATTTGGTTACCAATTTGTTTTTCTTGGTTAAAATTggtcaaatattgattttatatatcAGAAAGTTGCTTTTCTAcatttaatttgttcaataatCGGCTTGCCTCattataatttgatgaaaaattaatttttttcggcCAAATTTGCTCAAATAATTACTTTTcctattttaattttgtcaaaaatgaatttccTAAATTGAAATTAGCTTTTGTCGatataatttggtcaaaaattactattttaagCCAAATTTGGTCATTAATAAATTTGGCTTTTCCTAATTTAATTAGATCAACAATCTGTTTTACCCACcaacataataaaaacaatttcaattacttttatctgaaaatcaataaaagttaataaataattttctatgaaatttaaatgaaaaatgttaatCTATGACTAGtgcatcaaatttttcaaatcttcaGGAACAACTCCAGAGACCAAGTCGACGTTTTCCTTTCTTCCTTCTCAACAGCCGGCAATTAAAACCAACCAACCAACTACAATTTCTTTGCCACAAACTATTTCACAACCACCAAAATCCACTTTTATGTTTACAAGTCAGCCAGCTCCTATATTGAATATTCCACAACCTTCCACCCCATCAAATACCTCTGCATTTAGTAAACCAGTGGACAACATACCATTGTTTGGAAGCCAAGTTACCCTGACACCCGTTAAAGCTCAACCACAAAGTACTCTCACTTTCGGATGTACTGTTAGTGTAACTCCTGTCAATACCCAACCAAAGGTAAGTAATCGCATTATTACTATACcgcaaaataattattatgagtATATTTGTAGGGTACCCAATCAAACGATAAGTACAGTTCAATATTTGCTGCATTAAAAACTCCAACCCCGGTGGCAGATGCCAAACCAATTCTTGTATCTACAAAAACTGAGCCTCAATCTCCACAAACTCCAAAAATTGTTACACCTGAGATACAAACACCAGAAACGCCTAAATCAGAAGCTTCAAAAGTTGTAGATCCCAAATTGGTTATAGATGAAAAAGTAAAGGGTGAAACACAAGCCTTATTTGCTAAAATGGTAAAAGACGAATGTATCTGCTTAGAGTCGGAATTAAAAGCTGTTCTACATCAAGGAAGGagtattgatataaatattggtaccaatgaggaaaaaattatgatattgAAAGAGATACAAGATTTTCAAGACTTTATTAAAGAAATTGTTGATGTAAGTTTAGGAGAAAGCGCAGAGGTATGTTTTCAACTATTTCTTGTGACATTTTGATACTCAACGTTTTATATTTATCAGATACATtcactaaaacaaaatttgattttatcctGGGCTTGGTACGAAGAAGCGCTGTCCAGATTCACTGCATCAAAAGACGAAACGAAGGGTAGAATTTTAAAAAGCCAACCACTCGATTCTGCAACTGAAAAAAGGCGATCcgatattcaaaaaataatttattatttggatTCCCAATTAAGTCAAGCGAGTAGAGCTTTAGATGAACAGTGGGATAAGTTTCAGGTAAATAAATCTCGGGAAATagccattttttatttttaaactgtatataatacttttcatttttctgtacaaaacaaacttttcaaaatttctcatgaGTTAGTGGAAAACATGTTTTTAGGTATTTAAGTTTGATTGTGTTGCAGGATTACACAAAGAAAACACATCAAGTTCAGATGCCAACCATGGAGGCTATTTTTCAAGCTATGGTGAGACAGAATGCCATCTTAAAGAAACAGGTAAATGAGAATGTCAAACATTTTTTCGCATGAAGAAAGAACTGTCAATAATTTCAGTATTTAATTGAAGTATTATTTGGAATCATATTCTGATAAAATCGGACACTCTGAAAGATAATTGATGAGTCGGAGATAATCATAGTTGAACGATATGTGTTCTCTCCTCACTTATTCATATTGTACATTAAATACCCTCTGTGATGCCCATCATCTTGAGGTGCGTTGTCTTATACCAGTAGTCGGTAATCATTCCAATGATCAACCTTAGCTGACTTCTTTCAAGTAATTATACTGTCCCCCAGTATCTTGGATGGCCCTTTAAAGAGGCTTAAAGTATTGCTTACCAACAAAATAAAcagtttaaatcaaaatctccactatttaataaaataatcatctGATTTGTTTCATTCGTCCTCAAATAGTTACTACAAATATACTATTCTTTCTATGTGTTAATCAAGTTCATCCATAAGTTAAGGTTATTACTTGTTTGTTCAAAAAGTTCTGCTACAGTTTGAACAAATGCCAAAGACCAGTATCCTCTTGTAAAAGGAATCTATCCTAGGGaatattactaaataatttttgaaaaccacAATACTGACCGTATTTGGAAACACCTTCTAACCacaatcataatttttaatagtaaatttATACATAGATAGTAATGTAGTTTATTTAACATTGAAgaatcaatgtccaatttgctCTTCTATTCCAGTAGGTCTATTGTATCCTGTATCAATGCTGCTCTTGCCACTATGTACAATTCACCTCTCAGTTCCGCAGCTCTAACACACTCCAGTAGGTATATCGTACCCCTGTATTAGTGCTATTTTCACCACTATCTACATCTCGTCTTCCAAATCTCAGGGTTTTAATGAACTCCAGTAGGTCTATTGTACCCTGTATCAATGCTGCTCTTGCCACTATCTACAGTTCGTCTCACAGTTCCATAGCTCTAACGCACTCCAGTAGGTCTATTGTATTAGTGCTATTATCGTCATCACCTACATCTTCTACTCCAACCTTATAGGGCTGATGAAATCTAGTATCTGTCACAGCCTCATGATTAGCAAAAGTATTTATTGTGTTGGCTTAATATTGGtatagattttccaaaatttcttccaCCTCTCAATAGAACCTACATTCATCAGATTTTGCTAGACCTAATCCCATCAGAGGCTTCTTGAAGCGActgggaatttttttttaattttttgtttcaaagttcTGGAGGAACTTTTTCTAGTGATACTCAGTGCTGTATATTCTTTTTATCcatgtgaaattttgatttaatccAATTCTATTATCTGCTCAATTTTTATGGGtcttttcttattatattatgGTATATTTGGTTGTATAGCAGCATTACATCCTTAATTCCATAGACAATAGAAACTTAATTAGTCTAATTCGTCAcagtaaaaaaactaaaaaacagattattgatattttttttatagtaatctGTCATGAGaatgactaatttttttatttctttgcaGAGCTACATTTTGAAAGACATAAGTGGTCGTCTCAAACAAAGAAAGGTATCGGGCAGCTCTCCTCCATTGTTTGTTGGATTAAATATAAACCGAATAGAAGAAGATCTTAAGCGACTCCAAATAGACCCCGAAAGTAACCATCGAATTATTTATGAACAGACTAGAGAACGACAGAAAAAGTTATCCtcttcaaaaatgaataaactcAAAGATTTCCTTAAAAACAGGGAGATTTCCCATGTAACAGCCATAAAACCTTCGTTTAATTATTCTAGAATTAAAACTCCAGtcgataaaaacaaacatatgATTTCGATATTAGGAGCTCAGATGTCGCCTGTAGCAAAACCTGCTGTTGTTAAAAATCTACAGTTTTCCGAATCTACACCTTTGAAACCGTCACAAGACATCAGGCCTACTACTGTACCTCCAAATACACCTGCCCAACAAGATCTTTCAAAATCTTTCACTTTTAAAAGTCTTGACAAAAATATCGCACCTCCTTCTACCGGTACATTTCAACCGCTATCCAAAAGTGCTTCTACTTTGAGTAATTTAAACCAAATTCCAATCTCTTCAGCTTTTGTACCAACAACTCAAgcatcaaaaaattttgttttgtcttcAGTCTCACCAGCA encodes:
- the LOC130453264 gene encoding nuclear pore complex protein DDB_G0274915 isoform X2; this translates as MLKTCPDPVDVNDIQFKLHCSLKIFENRDVETFQNNHSLISCASRYSLLFVGSNGAYFKVIHLKTVENFSHKDKEITNYPRRNISLPSPPKHVCVNCDSTILAVVVQRDNCPIGIFYDVLSFYKNDISIIREVRLSATPGIYVTEVNWNPSLPGMFTACKSDGSLGNYDFKDNTVEINELPAASQSTSFCWSPKGKQLAVGSKNGHITQFKPDLKAVKVINAPTFEIAHSLISLCWISNYQFIGVYQSSEKDGQAKLIVINAPKTGETNYINYEDVCYSGSVRMPQFYMILLQHWNLLMISSSNSMELGLLGAVSEIWTQWNVSDCARAELPLGPDKQETLPLGMALDISNTKPLPWGEGTLPPSPYLLLLSHQGIIYFYNIINLKEGIPTICCPPDPIIDVSGMGYFVISDGTEIKETKSTFSFLPSQQPAIKTNQPTTISLPQTISQPPKSTFMFTSQPAPILNIPQPSTPSNTSAFSKPVDNIPLFGSQVTLTPVKAQPQSTLTFGCTVSVTPVNTQPKGTQSNDKYSSIFAALKTPTPVADAKPILVSTKTEPQSPQTPKIVTPEIQTPETPKSEASKVVDPKLVIDEKVKGETQALFAKMVKDECICLESELKAVLHQGRSIDINIGTNEEKIMILKEIQDFQDFIKEIVDVSLGESAEIHSLKQNLILSWAWYEEALSRFTASKDETKGRILKSQPLDSATEKRRSDIQKIIYYLDSQLSQASRALDEQWDKFQDYTKKTHQVQMPTMEAIFQAMVRQNAILKKQSYILKDISGRLKQRKVSGSSPPLFVGLNINRIEEDLKRLQIDPESNHRIIYEQTRERQKKLSSSKMNKLKDFLKNREISHVTAIKPSFNYSRIKTPVDKNKHMISILGAQMSPVAKPAVVKNLQFSESTPLKPSQDIRPTTVPPNTPAQQDLSKSFTFKSLDKNIAPPSTGTFQPLSKSASTLSNLNQIPISSAFVPTTQASKNFVLSSVSPAVSIFSPAVTGSPTWLPGIQLTQFSLGNTLGTTQTSTKPVFSFDTKSTPDNSVKTEGISTSFSFGKSSGAVTTNVVLKPIVTLSKVPETSVSILPTSQSLFSFGKSTTDTPKTTMSSQTTATVTVTKPILVASSKATNFTFGTPHSTSASSIVKPVGIATTSTTTAVKSTSLPNFGALTITSTAVTTQTTSLFGSISSSSVASSLFTPKSTVAPASTTSLIEPKASVTVDTTSPATVEPSTISINTIKNIPDSSSENSTSTMKTIFTPTTTSLSITPVTVTPSTGSFMFGSSTGSIFSSASTAPTSKSIFGAPISSTTTSIFSPPKSSASSANIPSTKTSVLTINSSSNIISTVSSPTTSADSTNIITSTTPTTVNTSDVSSEVITSTTKQDLAVTTQALPFDNKVVTTQISISTTTTQGTIFGNVSTTSQAPIFSSTVTTSQSSVFSSPAVTTSASILGTPTMQTSIFGGATTTSDPTKGFIFSNSSPTTVSAIFGTPVTSTSVFGKSTAPSNFSTPVSSQSSIFGTPTTSQSSIFGQPTSTQATGFGSPASSASIFGGSAPSTQATVFGNSSTTSQSIFGAPPASSGSIFSSTHNSAFGAATTQSSIFGSPAPVVTSASIFGAPSTTSVFGQSSNSIFGSTTFGSTPTTTAFGQPATFGSTSTTTAFGQPATFGSTPTTTAFGQPATFGSTPTTTTAFGQPATFGSNSGSIFNTTTTSNSIFGSGGTAFGAPSTSSNSFGSASSNAFSFAQAANSNLGFGGLNVGGTPSTTNSIFGGSSTFGQAQQNPFSRPSTFQTPTTATASIFGSSTGSIFGSNTQGTFGSSSFGTSGGFGQQPTFGQSAFGQQSTFGSPQAGNFSSGGSGVVQTGFGSPGSFQKPGGFGAPPVFGGSAQPAFGASPTFGGASTFGGAPTFGSPPKVFGSNTPAASFGSTDNTNTGFGNLANQNTVGFGSLAQQTATPTSLPFSGNSSFSTWR